GGAGGCGCCCAACTACCTACCGATGCAGCGGTGGGGTTCTGCGCCACGTGCCGCGTAACCGTGCACTTCAAGTGCCACTACAAGGGTGCCATGCACGTGGCGCGGACAAAGGCGGCCGCCGAGGGGATGGCCACCGAGAGGAAGGCGCTGGATCCAGCCCCGCTGAGCCAGCGCTCGGACACGGACCTGGCAGCCCTGTGCCGACAGCGAATGGGGGAGGGCCCCCATTTCGCGGCACTGCTGTCAGGGCTGCCACCGCCCGCAGCCACCGACGGACCACCTATGGACGGCGTGGCCACCATGGACGTCGACCGTCTTTTGGAACTATACGGCACagcggagccccccccccccccctaagaacGCTGCAGCAGGCAAAATATATGTTTTTTGTATTTCTCATGTGTATTctgtgttgttttatttttttcccttcagCAACAGTTGCAGAgtgaggctgaggctagctgttgcccattgcatgacgcctttgtatgtatgggcgacgaccggctgcctttgcagaccggtatatagggtgaattaaggagaggaggatgtgggtatctgaggcgcgcctgcgaccatttcgcgggcattccgccacacggccacacccttttgctttcctgttctgttaacaccacgtggcgatagatgg
This genomic interval from Rhipicephalus microplus isolate Deutch F79 chromosome 10, USDA_Rmic, whole genome shotgun sequence contains the following:
- the LOC119180753 gene encoding uncharacterized protein LOC119180753; this encodes MPFSDMPSSQKPTRRAPRRPEPSASAPPKSTRRASRWRGSTTSAPPPVPKIPGRSVATWARQEGQEVPRYFVSDAPWRTQRRVRRDLPLDRVPWPFRGCPLAEGEKAAGGAQLPTDAAVGFCATCRVTVHFKCHYKGAMHVARTKAAAEGMATERKALDPAPLSQRSDTDLAALCRQRMGEGPHFAALLSGLPPPAATDGPPMDGVATMDVDRLLELYGTAEPPPPP